The following proteins come from a genomic window of Mariniflexile sp. TRM1-10:
- a CDS encoding DUF6500 family protein gives MTNFRFNQKSLNEFNEKITAKGKQVGVSFYAFFANKNDNPALLMEAATWWIKEHQLDHFEKAVKIRDLVNGITTK, from the coding sequence ATGACTAATTTTCGCTTTAATCAAAAAAGTTTAAACGAGTTCAATGAAAAAATAACCGCTAAAGGCAAACAGGTTGGGGTGTCCTTTTATGCATTTTTTGCTAATAAAAATGATAATCCAGCGTTACTTATGGAAGCTGCTACTTGGTGGATTAAAGAACACCAGTTAGACCATTTTGAGAAGGCCGTAAAAATTAGAGATTTAGTAAATGGAATTACAACCAAATAA
- a CDS encoding VF530 family protein, producing MELQPNNPLHGIKLEQIINDLVAYYGWEYMGHTVKINCFTSNPTVKSSLKFLRRTPWARAKVETMYLNMLKKQKRSNQDL from the coding sequence ATGGAATTACAACCAAATAACCCATTACATGGCATAAAGCTAGAACAGATTATTAATGATTTGGTAGCGTATTATGGTTGGGAATATATGGGGCACACCGTTAAAATCAATTGTTTTACAAGCAACCCTACGGTTAAGTCGAGCTTAAAGTTTTTAAGACGAACACCTTGGGCAAGAGCTAAAGTGGAAACGATGTATTTAAATATGCTGAAAAAACAAAAGCGTAGTAATCAAGACCTTTGA
- a CDS encoding tRNA (cytidine(34)-2'-O)-methyltransferase produces the protein MPLNIVLIEPEIPNNTGNIGRLALASGSCLHLVKPFGFQIDDTKLKRAGLDYWKHVTIIYYDSVDDFFNINKGQNMVFLSSHGHKNHWDIPFEDNMFLVFGKESVGLPKTITDKHTERLYKIPLYSTHVRSLNLANAVGIVVYEGLKQLS, from the coding sequence ATGCCCCTAAATATTGTTTTAATCGAACCCGAAATACCCAACAATACAGGCAATATTGGCAGGTTGGCCTTGGCTTCTGGATCTTGCTTACATCTTGTAAAACCTTTTGGATTTCAAATTGATGATACCAAATTAAAACGTGCTGGTTTGGATTATTGGAAACATGTCACCATCATTTATTACGATAGCGTTGACGATTTTTTCAATATAAATAAAGGCCAAAACATGGTATTTCTTTCTAGCCATGGCCATAAAAATCATTGGGACATCCCTTTTGAAGATAATATGTTCTTAGTTTTTGGAAAAGAATCGGTAGGATTGCCCAAAACAATTACCGACAAACATACCGAGAGACTTTATAAAATCCCTTTATACAGCACCCATGTGAGAAGTTTAAATTTAGCCAATGCAGTTGGCATAGTCGTGTATGAAGGGTTAAAACAATTAAGCTAA